A window from Candidatus Neptunochlamydia vexilliferae encodes these proteins:
- the pnp gene encoding polyribonucleotide nucleotidyltransferase: MEKLEAQSITISVGGREIIFETGKIARQAGGAVMVRAGDTMLLGTACMGPALDEVDFLPMRVDYQEKFSSAGKTLGGFIKREGRPTEKETLTCRLIDRPIRPMFEDGYYSDTQIITTVLSYDGVNQTEPLAICAASAALVLSEIPFIKPIGAVRVGMIDGNFIINPTLEEMESSVLDLVIAGTEDAILMIEGYCDFLSEDQIMDSIDAGHEAIKVICQKLGEWQQVIGKEKNREGLRFLPEGLMEEVDQIMAAPLKDAIRIVEKDARNTAISEIKEKVKESLLPEEDAKYKPFEVGMAMKKVTAHHMRQMVLKEKKRCDGRNTSDVRQIWVDMAPLPRTHGSTLFTRGETQAIAVCTLGGESMGQRYETLDKADGLRNFYLQYSFPPYSVGEVGRMGPPGRREVGHGKLAERALTATIPNKDDFPYTIRLESNITESNGSSSMASICGCCLAMMEAGVPIKRPIAGIAMGLILEKESFAVLSDILGMEDALGDMDFKIAGDENGITAFQLDIKVEGIDKQIMKTALAQAKEGRIHILKKMLEACPKSKESLSEYAPRIETIKIKPSQIGTVIGPGGKQIRAIVEETGVDINIDDDGYVSIASTCSKGMDRARQIIHDLTAEVEEGKTYKGKVVSVKDFGLFVAILNVQGLCHISEIKHERIERISDHYKEGDEIEVKVLKVDPKTGKISLSRKALLEAPVKA, from the coding sequence ATGGAAAAGCTAGAAGCCCAATCGATCACCATTTCTGTTGGTGGCAGAGAAATTATTTTTGAAACTGGAAAAATTGCCCGTCAGGCCGGAGGTGCGGTCATGGTCCGTGCAGGAGATACAATGCTCCTAGGAACCGCTTGTATGGGTCCTGCCCTCGACGAGGTCGACTTCCTCCCCATGAGAGTCGACTACCAAGAAAAGTTCTCCTCTGCAGGAAAAACCCTCGGAGGGTTCATCAAACGAGAAGGGCGCCCCACCGAAAAAGAAACTCTTACCTGCCGTCTCATCGACCGTCCGATCCGCCCCATGTTTGAGGATGGCTACTACAGCGACACACAGATCATCACCACCGTCCTCTCTTATGACGGAGTGAACCAAACCGAACCCCTAGCGATTTGCGCCGCATCAGCCGCTCTTGTCCTTTCTGAAATCCCCTTTATTAAGCCTATCGGAGCTGTTCGGGTCGGAATGATCGATGGAAACTTCATCATCAACCCCACCCTTGAAGAAATGGAAAGCTCGGTCCTCGACCTTGTCATCGCAGGGACCGAAGATGCGATCCTCATGATCGAAGGCTACTGCGACTTCCTCTCAGAAGATCAGATTATGGACTCTATCGATGCAGGACATGAAGCAATCAAGGTCATTTGCCAAAAGCTTGGCGAGTGGCAGCAGGTCATTGGGAAAGAGAAAAACCGCGAAGGTCTCCGCTTCCTCCCAGAAGGACTGATGGAAGAGGTCGACCAGATCATGGCTGCTCCTCTTAAAGATGCGATCCGTATCGTTGAAAAAGATGCCCGCAATACAGCCATTTCTGAGATCAAAGAAAAAGTGAAAGAATCTCTCCTTCCTGAGGAAGATGCCAAGTACAAGCCATTTGAAGTGGGAATGGCAATGAAAAAAGTGACAGCCCACCACATGCGGCAGATGGTTCTTAAAGAGAAGAAACGGTGTGACGGCCGAAACACTTCTGACGTCCGCCAAATCTGGGTCGATATGGCTCCCCTTCCAAGAACACATGGAAGCACTCTCTTTACAAGAGGAGAAACTCAAGCAATCGCCGTCTGTACCCTTGGTGGCGAATCGATGGGACAACGGTACGAAACCTTAGATAAGGCTGACGGCCTTAGAAATTTCTACCTCCAGTACTCTTTCCCTCCCTACTCGGTTGGAGAAGTGGGACGCATGGGTCCTCCAGGACGACGAGAAGTAGGACATGGAAAGCTTGCTGAAAGAGCGCTAACCGCCACTATCCCTAATAAAGATGATTTCCCCTATACCATCCGCTTAGAATCAAACATCACCGAATCGAATGGCTCTTCTTCAATGGCCTCGATCTGTGGTTGCTGCCTTGCCATGATGGAAGCAGGAGTCCCCATTAAACGCCCTATTGCAGGAATTGCAATGGGACTGATCCTCGAAAAGGAAAGCTTTGCGGTCCTTTCTGACATCCTCGGAATGGAAGATGCCCTCGGCGATATGGACTTCAAAATCGCTGGAGACGAAAATGGGATCACCGCTTTCCAACTCGACATCAAGGTCGAAGGAATCGACAAACAGATCATGAAAACAGCTCTTGCCCAAGCAAAAGAAGGACGGATCCACATCTTGAAAAAGATGCTCGAAGCCTGCCCCAAGTCAAAAGAGAGCCTTTCTGAATATGCCCCTCGCATCGAGACAATCAAGATCAAGCCAAGCCAGATCGGAACCGTTATCGGCCCTGGAGGAAAGCAGATCCGAGCGATTGTCGAAGAGACAGGCGTTGACATCAATATCGATGATGATGGCTACGTCAGCATCGCCTCCACCTGCAGCAAAGGGATGGATCGAGCTCGTCAGATCATCCACGACCTCACCGCAGAAGTGGAAGAGGGGAAGACCTATAAAGGAAAGGTCGTTTCGGTCAAAGATTTCGGTCTTTTCGTCGCGATCCTCAACGTCCAAGGACTCTGCCACATCTCTGAGATCAAGCATGAGCGGATCGAAAGAATCTCCGACCACTACAAGGAAGGGGATGAGATCGAGGTTAAGGTCCTTAAGGTCGATCCAAAAACAGGAAAGATTAGCCTCAGCCGGAAAGCGCTTTTAGAAGCCCCCGTTAAGGCTTAA